The following are encoded together in the Streptomyces sp. NBC_00341 genome:
- a CDS encoding LysR family transcriptional regulator — MELRHLSAFVAVAEELHFGRAAKRLQMAQPPLSQQIRRLEKELGVQLFERNTRSVRLTGAGESFLQPVRTVLDDLDVAVRAAKAAGRGEYGRVGIGFAGASSHETLPRLTRAVRAAHPGIELVMTGQTYANVALARVADGSLDLGFVRLPVTQPGVAHRVIDEEELVCALPSDHPLAARDSVCIEALAGEPFVSFPANTGSTVRDAMVGACESAGFNPRVVQEAPDSYTIMALVAAGVGVTLTVTSVQHIQQNGLVYRPLAGPPIRRQAALAWRADNPSAALRAVLAVARDALPTPSPPRKVPPCPTETMS, encoded by the coding sequence ATGGAACTGCGCCATCTGTCCGCGTTTGTCGCCGTGGCCGAGGAACTGCACTTCGGCCGGGCCGCCAAGCGGCTGCAGATGGCCCAGCCGCCGCTGAGCCAGCAGATCCGGCGACTGGAGAAGGAGCTGGGCGTCCAGCTCTTCGAGCGCAACACCCGTTCGGTCCGGCTCACCGGCGCGGGGGAGTCGTTCCTCCAGCCGGTACGGACCGTGCTCGACGACCTCGACGTCGCGGTACGGGCCGCGAAGGCGGCGGGACGCGGCGAGTACGGCCGGGTCGGCATCGGCTTCGCGGGCGCCTCCAGCCACGAGACGCTGCCCCGGCTGACCCGGGCGGTGCGCGCCGCCCACCCGGGCATCGAGCTGGTGATGACGGGCCAGACCTACGCCAACGTCGCCCTGGCGAGGGTCGCGGACGGATCGCTTGACCTGGGGTTCGTACGGCTGCCGGTGACGCAGCCGGGCGTGGCCCACCGGGTGATCGACGAGGAGGAACTGGTCTGCGCGCTCCCGTCCGACCACCCGCTCGCCGCCCGGGACAGCGTCTGTATCGAGGCCCTGGCCGGGGAGCCGTTCGTCTCGTTCCCCGCCAACACCGGCTCCACCGTGCGCGACGCGATGGTCGGCGCCTGCGAGTCCGCCGGGTTCAACCCCAGGGTGGTACAGGAGGCCCCCGACTCGTACACGATCATGGCGCTGGTCGCCGCGGGGGTCGGGGTGACCCTCACCGTCACCTCCGTCCAGCACATCCAGCAGAACGGCCTCGTCTACCGCCCGCTCGCCGGTCCGCCCATCCGCCGTCAGGCGGCCCTGGCCTGGCGGGCCGACAACCCGTCCGCCGCCCTGCGCGCGGTACTCGCCGTCGCGCGGGACGCCCTGCCCACGCCGTCCCCTCCTCGAAAGGTCCCGCCGTGCCCGACCGAAACGATGTCGTGA
- a CDS encoding acetyl-CoA C-acetyltransferase produces MPDRNDVVICEPLRTPIGRFGGALAGQSPASLAALVIAEVVARTGIDPDRVDEVILGSAYPSADAPAIGRVAALDAGLPQSVTGTQIDRRCGSGLQAVLDAAMQIRAGFSEVVIAGGVDVMSAAPYYTHDGRWGIKGPGLQLHDSLARGRVTAGGVNHPVPGGMIETAENLRREYGISRADQDALALRSQQRAARAAAEGRYEAETVPVTVRTRKSDTVVTADEHPRPDTTAEQLAGLRPIMGKADPAATVTAGNASGQNDAAAACLVTSAATAERLGLTPLVRLVSFARAGVPAATMGIGPVPATRTALARAGLTLADLDLIELNEAFAAQVLACTRELGLGEKDHEERINVNGSGISLGHPVGATGARLLATLTRELHRREARFGLETMCIGGGQGLAAVFERIAA; encoded by the coding sequence GTGCCCGACCGAAACGATGTCGTGATCTGCGAACCGCTGCGCACCCCCATCGGCCGCTTCGGCGGAGCGCTCGCGGGGCAGTCACCGGCCTCCCTCGCCGCGCTCGTCATCGCCGAGGTCGTCGCCCGCACCGGAATCGACCCGGACCGGGTCGACGAGGTGATCCTCGGGAGCGCCTACCCGTCCGCAGACGCCCCTGCCATCGGCCGGGTCGCCGCGCTCGACGCCGGGCTCCCGCAGTCCGTCACCGGCACCCAGATCGACCGCCGTTGCGGCTCCGGACTACAGGCGGTCCTCGACGCCGCGATGCAGATCAGGGCCGGCTTCAGCGAGGTGGTGATCGCGGGCGGCGTCGACGTGATGAGCGCGGCCCCCTACTACACGCACGACGGCCGCTGGGGCATCAAGGGCCCCGGCCTCCAGCTCCACGACTCGCTCGCCCGGGGCAGGGTCACCGCGGGCGGCGTCAACCACCCGGTGCCCGGCGGCATGATCGAGACCGCCGAGAACCTCCGCCGGGAGTACGGCATCAGCCGCGCGGACCAGGACGCCCTGGCCCTGCGCTCGCAGCAGCGCGCGGCCCGTGCCGCCGCCGAAGGGCGGTACGAGGCGGAGACCGTCCCCGTCACCGTACGTACCCGCAAGAGCGACACGGTCGTCACCGCCGACGAGCACCCGCGCCCCGACACCACCGCCGAGCAACTAGCCGGGCTCCGCCCGATCATGGGCAAGGCCGACCCGGCGGCCACCGTCACCGCGGGCAACGCCAGCGGCCAGAACGACGCGGCCGCCGCCTGCCTGGTGACCAGTGCCGCCACGGCGGAACGGCTCGGCCTCACCCCGCTCGTCCGGCTGGTCTCCTTCGCCCGTGCCGGGGTACCGGCGGCCACCATGGGCATCGGCCCCGTCCCCGCCACCCGCACGGCGCTCGCCCGCGCCGGGCTCACCCTCGCCGATCTGGACCTGATCGAGCTCAACGAGGCCTTCGCCGCACAGGTGCTGGCCTGCACCCGCGAACTGGGGCTCGGCGAGAAGGACCACGAGGAGCGGATCAACGTGAACGGCTCCGGCATCTCGCTCGGCCACCCGGTCGGCGCGACCGGCGCCCGCCTCCTCGCCACCCTCACCAGGGAACTGCACCGCCGCGAGGCCCGGTTCGGCCTGGAGACCATGTGCATCGGCGGCGGACAGGGCCTGGCGGCGGTCTTCGAACGCATCGCGGCCTGA
- a CDS encoding sialate:H+ symport family MFS transporter produces the protein MQTTSPPTLPWYRQVSRTQWKSFFAAWIGYVLDGFDFVLITLVLTEISDEFGLSTVQAASLISGAFITRWLGGAVLGAIGDRYGRKLSMVLSILLYSVGTFACGFAWNYHSLFAARLAIGMGMAGEYSASSTYVMESWPAGMRSRASGFLISGFSVGSVLAAQVYNWVVPSLGWRWMFYLGLIPIAIALWMRRSLPEAEEWTESVAEKGAKPNPFAPLFATRARSAANTVLVVVATVSLFLVFTPGGAGMVPVLSVVAGLSLAAFAVQLGGKRSWVLYLSMIVTLFFAFLYSWPIQALLPTYLKTELGYTTDQVTDVLYFAGFGTMAGCWAAGFLGDRIGTKKAYALTLLASLAFVYPVFAVHNNLLLLGMLLFLLQATSFGISGLLPRYIGGHFPTASRGAALGFTYNVGALGGAVAPVLGAHLASGMDLGQALAVLTFAGTVIVVLLVGFDVPARLNRLTDPDSAPDHLAAETAQTPVKVER, from the coding sequence GTGCAGACCACATCACCCCCCACGCTCCCCTGGTACCGCCAGGTCAGCCGCACCCAGTGGAAGTCGTTCTTCGCCGCCTGGATCGGCTACGTCCTGGACGGCTTCGACTTCGTGCTGATCACCCTCGTGCTGACGGAGATCAGTGACGAGTTCGGCCTGAGCACGGTGCAGGCGGCCAGCCTGATCTCCGGCGCGTTCATCACCCGCTGGCTGGGCGGGGCGGTTCTCGGCGCCATCGGTGACCGGTACGGCCGCAAGCTCTCCATGGTGCTGAGCATCCTGCTGTACTCGGTGGGAACGTTCGCCTGCGGGTTCGCCTGGAACTACCACAGCCTGTTCGCCGCCCGGCTGGCCATCGGCATGGGCATGGCCGGTGAGTACAGTGCCAGTTCCACGTACGTCATGGAGAGCTGGCCCGCCGGGATGCGCAGCCGGGCCAGCGGCTTCCTGATCTCCGGCTTCTCGGTCGGCTCCGTGCTCGCCGCCCAGGTCTACAACTGGGTGGTCCCCTCGCTCGGCTGGCGCTGGATGTTCTACCTGGGGCTCATCCCGATCGCCATCGCGCTGTGGATGCGCCGCTCGCTGCCGGAGGCCGAGGAGTGGACGGAGTCCGTCGCGGAGAAGGGCGCCAAGCCCAATCCGTTCGCGCCGCTGTTCGCCACCCGCGCCCGGTCGGCCGCCAACACGGTGCTGGTCGTCGTCGCCACCGTCTCGCTGTTCCTCGTCTTCACACCCGGCGGCGCCGGAATGGTGCCGGTGCTCTCGGTGGTCGCCGGTCTCTCACTCGCGGCGTTCGCCGTGCAGCTGGGCGGGAAGCGGAGCTGGGTGCTGTACCTGTCGATGATCGTCACGCTGTTCTTCGCGTTCCTGTACTCGTGGCCGATCCAGGCGCTGCTGCCGACGTATCTGAAGACCGAGCTGGGCTACACCACGGACCAGGTCACCGACGTCCTGTACTTCGCGGGCTTCGGCACCATGGCGGGCTGCTGGGCGGCGGGCTTCCTGGGCGACCGGATCGGGACGAAGAAGGCGTACGCGCTGACCCTGCTGGCCTCGCTCGCCTTCGTCTATCCGGTGTTCGCCGTGCACAACAACCTGCTGCTGCTCGGCATGCTGCTCTTCCTCCTCCAGGCGACGAGCTTCGGCATCTCCGGACTGCTGCCGCGCTACATCGGCGGCCACTTCCCGACGGCGAGCCGGGGCGCCGCACTGGGCTTCACCTACAACGTGGGCGCCCTCGGCGGCGCCGTCGCCCCGGTCCTGGGCGCCCACCTCGCCTCCGGCATGGACCTGGGCCAGGCACTGGCGGTGCTGACGTTCGCGGGCACGGTGATCGTGGTGCTGCTGGTCGGCTTCGACGTACCGGCCCGACTGAACCGGCTGACGGACCCGGACTCCGCGCCGGACCACCTGGCGGCGGAGACGGCGCAGACGCCCGTGAAGGTCGAGCGGTAG
- a CDS encoding N-acetylmannosamine-6-phosphate 2-epimerase, which produces MAAQDLAAALRGRLIVSCQAPPGDPMRETATLVRLALSAVAGGGAAIRANEPAVVAAITEAVDLPVIGLWKDGDIGVYITPTVRHALAVAEAGAAVVAADATDRPRPDGSAFADIVEAVHAAGALVMADVSTFEEGVTAAAQGADFVSTTLSGYVPGTPKQTGPDLALVAALSAAIDVPVVAEGRINTPEEAAEALRLGAHSVVVGTAITAPTALTARFVAGIATT; this is translated from the coding sequence CTGGCCGCGCAGGACCTCGCCGCAGCACTTCGGGGCAGGCTGATCGTCTCCTGCCAGGCCCCGCCCGGCGACCCGATGCGGGAGACCGCCACCCTCGTGCGCCTGGCGCTGTCGGCCGTCGCCGGTGGCGGCGCGGCGATCCGGGCCAACGAGCCGGCCGTCGTCGCCGCGATCACCGAGGCCGTCGACCTGCCGGTCATCGGGCTCTGGAAGGACGGCGACATCGGGGTGTACATCACGCCGACCGTCCGGCACGCCCTGGCGGTGGCCGAGGCGGGTGCGGCCGTCGTCGCGGCGGACGCCACCGACCGGCCGCGCCCCGACGGCTCGGCGTTCGCGGACATCGTCGAGGCGGTCCACGCGGCCGGCGCGCTGGTGATGGCCGACGTCTCCACCTTCGAGGAGGGCGTCACGGCGGCCGCGCAGGGAGCCGACTTCGTCTCCACGACCCTCTCCGGCTACGTGCCCGGCACCCCGAAGCAGACCGGCCCCGATCTCGCTCTGGTGGCCGCACTGTCCGCCGCGATCGATGTCCCGGTCGTCGCCGAGGGCCGGATCAACACCCCTGAGGAGGCGGCAGAGGCCCTGCGGCTCGGGGCGCACAGCGTCGTCGTCGGCACCGCCATCACCGCCCCCACGGCCCTGACCGCCCGTTTCGTCGCAGGCATCGCCACGACCTAG
- a CDS encoding ROK family protein, giving the protein MTTTAPQTANVRTAPDGRPVVGLDLGGTKIAAALLGADGTVLARYSRPTPARAGAAAVLDALAAAAAEVDPGRAAALLGIAAAGVVDPRTGMVTSATDSIPGWAGTALGAGLADRTGYAVACDNDVRATAGPELAALNAERQDHGSLLFAAIGTGVGGAIAADGRMLHGASGIAGHLGHLPSPEAAGLPCTCGSTGHLEVIASGPGIAAHYERLTGAPVDRLETVALRAAQGEPAAVSAITTGAAAAGQVLGGLANAFGPDRVVVGGGVPRIGPLYEDALRAAFVSELMEPLRGLVPRAPLLGHDAAVLGAAALTTTLPLHHPGAHR; this is encoded by the coding sequence ATGACCACGACAGCACCGCAGACCGCGAACGTACGGACAGCGCCGGACGGGCGGCCGGTCGTCGGCCTCGACCTCGGCGGTACGAAGATCGCCGCCGCGCTCCTCGGCGCCGACGGCACGGTCCTGGCCCGGTACAGCCGCCCCACCCCGGCCCGCGCCGGTGCGGCGGCGGTGCTCGACGCGCTCGCCGCCGCAGCCGCCGAGGTCGATCCCGGTAGGGCCGCCGCGCTCCTCGGCATCGCGGCGGCCGGGGTGGTGGACCCCCGCACCGGCATGGTCACCAGCGCCACCGACTCCATCCCCGGCTGGGCCGGCACCGCGCTGGGCGCCGGACTCGCGGACCGTACCGGGTACGCGGTGGCCTGCGACAACGACGTACGCGCCACGGCCGGCCCGGAGCTCGCCGCGCTGAACGCGGAACGGCAGGACCACGGTTCGCTGCTCTTCGCCGCCATCGGCACCGGGGTCGGCGGCGCGATCGCCGCCGACGGGCGGATGCTGCACGGCGCGTCCGGCATCGCCGGGCACCTCGGCCATCTGCCCAGCCCCGAGGCGGCCGGGCTGCCCTGCACCTGCGGGTCCACCGGCCACCTGGAGGTCATCGCCTCCGGGCCCGGCATCGCCGCCCACTACGAGCGGCTGACCGGCGCCCCGGTGGACCGGCTGGAGACGGTTGCCCTACGGGCCGCGCAGGGCGAACCGGCCGCCGTGTCCGCCATCACCACGGGCGCGGCCGCCGCGGGCCAGGTGCTCGGCGGACTCGCCAACGCCTTCGGCCCCGACCGGGTCGTCGTCGGCGGCGGCGTCCCGAGGATCGGCCCGCTGTACGAGGACGCCCTGCGTGCCGCGTTCGTCTCGGAGCTGATGGAACCGCTGCGCGGGCTCGTCCCCCGGGCGCCGCTCCTCGGCCACGACGCGGCCGTGCTCGGAGCGGCCGCGCTGACCACCACCCTTCCCCTCCACCACCCGGGAGCCCACCGATGA
- a CDS encoding dihydrodipicolinate synthase family protein codes for MSLTAPLLGVVPPVCTPLDPRGEVDTASLARLVEHLIGGGVHGLFALGSTSEVAYLTDEQRATVLETVVNATDGRVPVLAGVIDTTTARVVEHARSAARLGADALVATAPFYTRTHGKEIAGHFRRLRAEVDLPLFAYDIPVAVHSKLSAALVRELAEDGTLAGLKDSSGDEGGLRRLIVELGGREGRAHGPVPGFSILTGSELTVDAALLAGADGVVPGIGNVDPAGYVRLYEAARAGDWTLAAEEQERLIALFAMVDVGPEADMGRSSSALGSFKSALQLLGVIDCGDTAFPQIQLSAESVALVSGLLRAAGLPPVR; via the coding sequence ATGTCTCTGACCGCACCCCTGCTCGGCGTAGTTCCGCCGGTCTGCACCCCGCTCGACCCCCGCGGGGAGGTCGACACCGCGTCCCTGGCCCGGCTCGTCGAGCACCTCATCGGCGGGGGCGTGCACGGACTCTTCGCGCTCGGGTCCACCAGCGAGGTCGCCTACCTCACCGACGAGCAGCGCGCCACGGTCCTGGAGACCGTGGTCAACGCGACCGACGGGCGGGTCCCCGTGCTGGCCGGGGTCATCGACACCACTACGGCCCGGGTCGTCGAGCACGCCAGGTCCGCAGCCCGGCTCGGCGCCGACGCCCTGGTCGCGACCGCGCCGTTCTACACCCGCACCCACGGCAAGGAGATCGCCGGACACTTCCGCCGGCTGCGCGCCGAGGTGGACCTGCCGCTCTTCGCGTACGACATCCCGGTCGCCGTGCACAGCAAGCTGTCCGCCGCGCTGGTCCGTGAACTCGCCGAGGACGGCACCCTGGCCGGGCTCAAGGACAGCAGCGGCGACGAGGGCGGGCTGCGCCGGCTCATCGTCGAACTCGGTGGCCGCGAGGGCCGCGCGCACGGCCCGGTGCCCGGGTTCAGCATCCTCACCGGTTCGGAGCTGACCGTGGACGCGGCGCTGCTGGCCGGCGCCGACGGCGTCGTCCCGGGCATCGGCAACGTGGACCCGGCCGGCTACGTACGGCTCTACGAGGCCGCGCGGGCCGGGGACTGGACGCTGGCCGCCGAGGAGCAGGAGCGGCTCATCGCTCTGTTCGCCATGGTGGACGTCGGTCCCGAGGCGGACATGGGCCGCAGCTCCTCCGCGCTCGGCTCGTTCAAGTCGGCGCTCCAGCTGCTGGGCGTCATCGACTGCGGCGACACCGCGTTCCCGCAGATCCAGCTGTCCGCCGAATCCGTCGCGCTGGTCTCCGGGCTGCTGCGCGCCGCCGGTCTGCCGCCGGTCCGATGA
- a CDS encoding FadR/GntR family transcriptional regulator, with protein MARPTMAQDIERRIKELILERRLAPGDALPTEAELMDLFGAGRVSVREALKSLQAVNVVEIRRGFGTFVGSLSLSPFAEGLAFRAAVRHRQGEPGLAELMKVREALEAGLVGAVAAGVPGEDLDVLRALVAKMEEEAGGGRVARATDRAFHLALYASLDNHLLSEVLDAFWAAMDRVREDLDDGHQDPWVTCAQHHEIVEAVAAADGLRAVRAMRTHFDGIRTRLMPAR; from the coding sequence GTGGCGCGGCCCACCATGGCTCAGGACATCGAGCGAAGGATCAAGGAACTGATCCTGGAACGCCGGCTCGCGCCGGGCGACGCGCTGCCCACGGAGGCCGAGCTGATGGATCTCTTCGGCGCCGGGCGGGTCTCGGTGCGCGAGGCGCTCAAATCGCTCCAGGCGGTCAACGTCGTGGAGATCCGGCGCGGATTCGGCACCTTCGTCGGCTCGCTCTCGCTGTCACCGTTCGCCGAGGGGCTCGCCTTCCGCGCCGCGGTCCGCCACCGCCAGGGCGAGCCCGGCCTGGCCGAGCTGATGAAGGTGCGCGAGGCCCTGGAGGCGGGCCTGGTGGGCGCCGTCGCGGCCGGGGTCCCGGGCGAGGACCTCGACGTGCTGCGCGCCCTCGTGGCGAAGATGGAGGAGGAGGCGGGCGGCGGCCGGGTCGCCCGCGCCACCGACCGGGCCTTCCACCTCGCGCTGTACGCCTCGCTCGACAACCACCTGCTCAGCGAGGTGCTCGACGCCTTCTGGGCGGCGATGGACCGGGTCCGCGAGGATCTCGACGACGGCCATCAGGACCCGTGGGTCACCTGCGCCCAGCACCACGAGATCGTCGAGGCGGTGGCGGCGGCCGACGGGCTGCGCGCGGTACGGGCGATGCGCACCCACTTCGACGGCATCCGCACCCGGCTCATGCCCGCCCGATGA
- a CDS encoding exo-alpha-sialidase has product MQRTVPVALLSAAMLVVAVTGTAQAAAPTPGTLTSQDLTVDGVGSPHYRIPALTTSVKGTVLAAYDARPTLADLPSNIGIVLRRSTDGGTTWQPQQVVRKDAAPKGYGDPSLLVDRTTGRIFLFYAAGVNQGFAGSATGNDESDPDVLQADYSYSDDDGLTWTHRRITKQIKDPAWAGMFAASGEGIQLRNGAHKGRLIQQYAVRINGANYAASAYSDDHGASWKMGKPVGPGGDENKTVELNDGTVMLNNRSAPYRTIAYSTDGGATYTPFVQDTALPDPANNASVIRYAPDAPASDPQSSWLLFSNTEDTGSRRNLTVKMSCDNGKTWPIRKVVDPGAAAYSTLTRLPDGRLGLLYERGDYEHITYDSFDLKWLGGTCADVTLTPPATLKAGTGAEITVRVVNRMDVTRSAGTIDLTVPGGWTARQSAIPALRPGQGANIKVPVTVPAGASGDATLTATFRSDGKAASGSRTVTVTP; this is encoded by the coding sequence ATGCAGCGAACCGTCCCTGTCGCCCTGCTCAGCGCCGCCATGCTGGTGGTCGCCGTGACCGGCACCGCGCAGGCCGCGGCGCCCACCCCCGGCACGCTCACGTCCCAGGACCTGACCGTCGACGGCGTGGGCTCCCCCCACTACCGCATCCCCGCCCTGACCACCTCGGTCAAGGGCACCGTGCTGGCCGCGTACGACGCCCGTCCCACCCTCGCGGACCTGCCCTCCAACATCGGCATCGTGCTGCGCCGCAGCACCGACGGCGGTACGACCTGGCAGCCGCAGCAGGTGGTCCGCAAGGATGCCGCGCCCAAGGGCTACGGGGACCCGAGCCTGCTGGTCGACCGGACCACCGGCCGGATCTTCCTGTTCTACGCGGCCGGGGTGAACCAGGGCTTCGCGGGCTCGGCCACCGGCAACGACGAGAGCGACCCCGACGTCCTCCAGGCCGACTACAGCTACTCGGACGACGACGGGCTGACCTGGACCCACCGCCGGATCACCAAGCAGATCAAGGACCCGGCCTGGGCCGGGATGTTCGCCGCGTCCGGCGAGGGCATCCAGCTGCGCAACGGAGCGCACAAGGGCCGGCTGATCCAGCAGTACGCCGTCCGTATCAACGGCGCCAACTACGCGGCGAGCGCGTACAGCGACGACCACGGCGCCAGCTGGAAGATGGGCAAGCCGGTCGGCCCCGGCGGCGACGAGAACAAGACCGTCGAGCTGAACGACGGCACGGTCATGCTCAACAACCGCTCCGCGCCCTACCGGACGATCGCGTACTCCACGGACGGCGGAGCCACCTACACCCCGTTCGTCCAGGACACCGCGCTCCCCGACCCGGCGAACAACGCCTCGGTCATCCGGTACGCCCCCGACGCCCCTGCCTCGGACCCGCAGTCCTCCTGGCTGCTGTTCAGCAACACCGAGGACACCGGCTCACGGCGCAACCTCACCGTCAAGATGTCCTGCGACAACGGGAAGACCTGGCCGATCCGGAAGGTCGTCGACCCCGGCGCCGCGGCCTACTCGACGCTGACCCGGCTGCCGGACGGCAGGCTCGGGCTGCTGTACGAGCGCGGCGACTACGAGCACATCACGTACGACTCGTTCGACCTGAAGTGGCTGGGCGGCACCTGCGCCGACGTCACCCTCACCCCGCCCGCCACACTGAAGGCGGGGACCGGCGCCGAGATCACGGTGCGGGTCGTCAACCGGATGGACGTGACCCGCAGCGCGGGCACCATCGACCTGACCGTGCCGGGCGGCTGGACGGCCCGGCAGAGCGCGATCCCCGCGCTGAGGCCCGGCCAGGGCGCCAACATCAAGGTCCCGGTCACCGTACCGGCCGGCGCCTCGGGCGACGCGACACTGACCGCGACGTTCCGGTCCGACGGGAAGGCGGCGTCGGGCAGCAGGACGGTGACGGTCACCCCGTAA
- a CDS encoding GDSL-type esterase/lipase family protein produces the protein MRRRSMLLAAGAAALGTQLGGRALAAEGSGPVLDHDTPADLDGSEYVDLSNQVGAVAKLTAGTIVVTFRTTSHNEAMTLFSASDPTAPSSDITLNLSGGALQFSVREKGSVLINVMTRTRYDDGLRHTVAVTVNASGTTLHAGGRVVFETARQAFFGSVSKLTALALGRNTDSDHPGGEWFCTGTVERAAVWDRVLTGTELVAQCPRPDLADLGRISTVLNSDTPATWVVTGDSITHGALHTNGWRSYPEHWTERVRWELGKPKNRDFVIDSGVSGATSAELVAQFGERVTAFSPQVVSIMIGTNDIATSGLGPETYRADLVSLVRSVRALPGSPVPVLQAPNPVDPAKWPGRVGLSRYAQVMGEVAAQQDTVFVDHYNDWLNGNGGQVPLSLLSDGLHPNERGHHRIVLKMIKDLRIFDTGSRVCSLHVP, from the coding sequence GTGCGCAGACGATCCATGCTCCTCGCCGCAGGCGCGGCGGCCCTGGGCACCCAGCTCGGCGGCCGCGCTCTCGCCGCCGAGGGAAGCGGCCCGGTCCTGGACCACGACACCCCCGCGGACCTGGACGGCAGCGAGTACGTCGACCTGTCGAACCAGGTCGGCGCAGTCGCGAAGCTCACCGCCGGAACCATCGTCGTCACCTTCCGCACCACCAGCCACAACGAGGCGATGACGCTGTTCAGCGCCTCCGACCCCACCGCACCGTCCTCCGACATCACCCTGAACCTGAGCGGCGGCGCACTCCAGTTCTCCGTACGCGAGAAGGGATCGGTGCTCATCAATGTCATGACCCGGACACGGTACGACGACGGGCTGCGCCACACCGTCGCGGTCACCGTCAACGCCTCCGGCACCACGCTGCACGCCGGCGGACGCGTGGTGTTCGAGACCGCGCGGCAGGCCTTCTTCGGCAGCGTCTCCAAGCTCACCGCGCTCGCCCTGGGCCGCAACACCGACAGTGACCACCCGGGCGGCGAATGGTTCTGCACCGGCACCGTCGAACGGGCCGCGGTCTGGGACCGGGTGCTCACCGGGACCGAACTGGTCGCGCAGTGCCCGCGCCCCGACCTCGCGGACCTGGGCCGGATCTCCACGGTCCTGAACAGCGACACCCCGGCCACCTGGGTCGTCACCGGGGACAGCATCACCCACGGCGCCCTGCACACCAACGGCTGGCGCAGCTACCCGGAGCACTGGACGGAACGCGTCCGCTGGGAGCTGGGCAAGCCGAAGAACCGCGACTTCGTGATCGATTCCGGGGTGAGCGGCGCCACCAGCGCCGAACTCGTCGCACAGTTCGGCGAGCGGGTCACCGCCTTCTCGCCGCAGGTCGTCTCGATCATGATCGGGACGAACGACATCGCGACATCGGGCCTCGGGCCAGAGACCTACCGGGCCGATCTCGTCTCACTCGTGCGCTCGGTGCGCGCACTGCCCGGCTCCCCGGTGCCGGTCCTCCAGGCTCCCAACCCGGTCGATCCGGCGAAGTGGCCGGGCCGGGTGGGACTTTCGCGCTACGCCCAGGTCATGGGCGAGGTGGCGGCGCAGCAGGACACGGTCTTCGTCGACCACTACAACGACTGGCTGAACGGCAACGGCGGCCAGGTCCCGCTGTCCCTGCTCAGCGACGGGCTCCACCCCAACGAGCGGGGCCATCACCGGATCGTACTGAAAATGATCAAGGATCTGCGGATCTTCGACACGGGCAGCAGGGTCTGCTCCCTGCACGTTCCGTAG
- a CDS encoding acetylxylan esterase — MPLTDLSLADCRDYRPPLPVPADFDAFWSRTLDAAGDGPAWKPVFAEVDAGLTQIRTFDVTVPGFAGQPVRGWLRMPVGAREPLGCVVEFLGYGRGRGLAHENLLWAAAGHAHLVMDTRGQGWSAAGGDTADPDAGAAGAVPGFLTRGIESPETYYYRRLFADAVRCVEAVRDHPGIDPDRIVVTGVSQGGGIALAVSGLVPGLAGVMPDVPFLCDFPRATEISGRPPFTEIAEYLKLHRDRTEADFSTLSYFDAALHATRATAPALFSVAMMDEICPPSTCFAAYNGYAGPKDVRVYAFNGHEGGAEYQQREQLAWVRELFAGPPSGRAGHS; from the coding sequence ATGCCGTTGACGGATCTCTCGCTCGCGGACTGCCGCGACTACCGGCCGCCGCTGCCCGTTCCGGCGGACTTCGACGCCTTCTGGTCCCGGACCCTGGACGCGGCCGGGGACGGCCCGGCGTGGAAGCCGGTGTTCGCGGAGGTGGACGCGGGGCTCACGCAGATCCGTACCTTCGACGTGACGGTGCCCGGCTTCGCCGGCCAACCGGTGCGCGGCTGGCTGCGGATGCCCGTCGGGGCGCGCGAACCCCTCGGCTGCGTAGTGGAGTTCCTGGGGTACGGCCGGGGCCGGGGCCTCGCGCACGAGAACCTGCTCTGGGCGGCGGCCGGCCACGCCCACCTGGTCATGGACACCCGTGGCCAGGGCTGGTCGGCGGCGGGCGGCGACACCGCGGACCCGGACGCCGGAGCCGCCGGGGCCGTCCCGGGCTTCCTCACCCGTGGCATCGAGAGCCCGGAAACGTACTACTACCGGCGGCTGTTCGCCGACGCGGTGCGCTGCGTCGAGGCGGTACGCGACCACCCCGGGATCGATCCGGACCGGATCGTCGTCACCGGGGTGAGCCAGGGCGGCGGTATCGCGCTGGCCGTGTCCGGGCTGGTGCCGGGGCTGGCCGGGGTGATGCCGGACGTGCCGTTCCTCTGCGACTTCCCCCGTGCGACGGAGATTTCGGGACGCCCGCCGTTCACCGAGATCGCCGAGTACCTGAAGCTCCACCGCGACCGCACCGAAGCCGACTTCAGCACGCTGTCGTACTTCGACGCGGCGCTGCACGCCACCCGCGCCACCGCTCCCGCGCTGTTCTCGGTCGCCATGATGGACGAGATCTGCCCGCCCTCCACCTGCTTCGCCGCCTACAACGGCTACGCCGGGCCCAAGGACGTACGGGTCTACGCGTTCAACGGGCACGAGGGCGGCGCGGAGTACCAGCAGCGGGAGCAACTGGCCTGGGTGCGCGAACTGTTCGCCGGTCCGCCGTCGGGGCGGGCCGGACACTCCTGA